TTATTTCTTGGTTCCAGGGATGCTGACTCTGATCACAGTGATTCCTCCTCATTactgtccctctttctctctgcagGTCTTGGAATAGTTGGGTGAGAAGAGGGGACCTGAAGCTCTTCAATGAGAGAGCCAAATACCCACGGCTCCCTCTTTAAAGAGAGCCAGGATTAAGAAGGACATTGGACGTGAGCAATGGCTGAGGGCGACGCTGCTCTGAGCAGTGAGCCGTCTGTAGGTCAAGAGGAACGGCCCTACAAATGCAAGCAGTGCCCGCGGAGCTACCGTCACGCTGGCAGCCTGGTGAATCACCGCCGTACCCACGAGGTAGGCCTTTTCCGCTGCCTGGTGTGCCACAAAAACTTCTCCAATCCCATGTCTTTGAAGAGTCACCTGCGCACTCATACGGAAGAGAAGCGTCACAAATGTCCAGACTGTGGCAGAAGCTTCCGAGTTTCATCCCAGCTTCCAAGCCACCACTGCCCAGCTCAGGCCATccaggagcaggaggaagaaggcCAAAGGGATGGGAGTTACAGCTTCCAAAAGGGCCAGAGCCCATCTTCTCTGGATGTTGACTCCCGTTCTGGGATGGAAGGCAGCAGCAGGAGTCTGTTGTCCAATCCGGAGAAGTACATTGCTGAATCGGTGGCGCCAGCTGACTTTTCTCAGCAGGAGTTTCCAATCAAGAAGGAACAGGAGAATCAGGATCTGCTCCCAGGGCACAGGGAGGGCAGAGAGGAGCCTGGGCTGCTGGCTGCACTGGAGGACGATCGCCGCTACAAATGCAACCAGTGTGACAAGGCTTACAAACATGCCGGCAGCTTGACCAATCACAAGCAGAGCCACACGCTGGGGTTCTATCAGTGTGGCATGTGCTACAAGGAGTTCTCCAACCTCATGGCCCTCCGAAGCCACACCCGTCTCCACTCGGAGTATCGGCCCTATAAGTGCCGCTTTTGCCACAAAGCCTTCCGGTTGCCCTCGgagctgctgagccaccagaaagCCCACAGCCAGGAAGAGAGCAAGTCCGCAGACCCATCAGTCTGGGAGGATTTGGAACACAACGTTTGGGAGGAGGACTCCATAGAAACATCAGCAAAGTTGGACATCTATCAACCGCCTCCCATGGGCACAGGCTTCGGGGAGAGGGTGCCCTGCAGCCTGAAAGATACCTCCAAGGCCGGTGGTGGAGAACGCTGTAATCCGGATGGAGAGCTGTGTGTCCGCTGTGGCGGGACCTTCGCCAATGAGGAGGAATTGAAGGAACACAGTTGCCTTTACCCAAAGGAGgcagatgaagaagaagaggctGAGGGCAGCAGCCCTTCCCAAGCAGCCCCCAGCTCCAGCGAAGCTTGGGGAGCCCGTCTGAAAAGTGAGGAAGCCTTTCCCATGTCTGAAGAGCGTCCTTTCCGCTGCGGGGACTGTGGGAGGACATACCGCCATGCAGGGAGCCTCATTAACCACCGGAAGAGCCACCAGATTGGGGTGTATAGTTGTACCGTCTGTTCAAAACAGTTGTACAATTTGGCCGCCTTGAAGAACCACTTGCGGGTACACCTCAGGTCGAAGCTGAACTCCTCGGCCCCAGAAGACGCCTCTCAGCACCCGTCTGGGATCCTGGACCCACCAAAAGCGCAGGACTGCCCTGACCATTGCCCAACCCGGCCCTCGGATGCCTGGAAAGGACCAGCCATCTGTcccaaggaagaggaagaaaggactcTCGGGGAGGAAGAGCGACCCTACCGGTGCGAAGACTGCGGGCGGAGTTATCGCCACCGCGGCAGTCTGGTGAACCATCGCCACACTCATCAGACAGGAATCTTTCAGTGTTCCATCTGCCCCAAGCAATATTCCAACCTCATGGCACTCCGGAACCATGTCCGTGTGCATTTGCGGGCCGCGCGCATGCTGGGCAGAGAATTAAGGGACAGCTTGACCTGCACTAATTGTGGAGAGAGTTTTGAGGAGGCCGAATTCCAGCTTCATCAGCTGCACCATCTGCCCTGCACAGAGGACATTGAGGCGGCCGAGGTACCTAGGCTTGGAGTCCTTCACTGTCAGGAAGCAGATCTTCTTCAGACTATTAAACAGGATGTAGAAGCCCTGGAGAATGGGGCAACAGTGGCTGAGGACATCCTCCCTGCCTCGGAGATGTGTCATGTTTGTCACCAGTGCGGGTTGGCCTTTTCTACAGTGGCTAGCCTGCAGACTCACGCCCTGCAACACATCAGTGGGCAGGAGCGTTTGGAAGGGGTGGCGGAAGGAACTGACCCACTTGTCCCCATCCAGCGTGCCTACGAGTGCGAGCTGTGTGGCAAGTCATATCGGCATTCGGGAAGCCTAATCAATCATAAGCAGACACACCAGACGGGCGACTTCAGCTGTTCGCTTTGCAGCAAACACTTCCAAAACATGGCCTCCCTTAAAAGCCACTTGCGTGGCCATCAGAGGCCCAGGAGAGCGCTGTCTGAGACACTGAAGACTGACATGAAGACTGACACTGAAGCTAGCGCTGCCATGCCTATGATTTTATCTTCAGCAGAAGAGCTGAGAGATAGTTGCAGCATTCAGGAAAAAGATGCCACAGCCAATGACTGGCAGTTGCAGTCACAAGCGTCTTCCCCATTGCCTGACAATCCTGAAGACCTTCTCTATCTCTGTGAGCAATGTGGGCTGGGCTTTGACCAGGCCAAGAACTTGATTGACCACCAACAGACCCATCAAGCTGGCATCTTCCAATGCTCTCTCTGCCCTAAAGAGTATCCCACCCTCCTCGCTCTAAAACACCATTTCCATGGGCACGCCAAGGCCACAACATCCAGCCAGGACAACCCCAAAGACCACGCTGAGGAGCAGCCATTCCTCTGCAGCCTCTGCGGCATGATCTTCCCCAGCGAAGAGAGCCTTCAGCATCACCACAGCCTCTTGCATGAGGAGGCCGAAGGCCGGAGTGACAGTTTGGATGTGCTGAAAAGGGAAACCGAAGAGCAGCTGGATGGTGGAGGGGATCCAGAGGAGGACCAGCTCCTCTCCCACATCTGTGGTTATTGCGGACAGACATTTGACGATATGGCCAGCTTGGAAGAGCACAGCAATGGGCATCTGGAAGAGAAAGTGGCGGCCTTGGCCGATACTTCTATCCAGCTCTGGCGAGCTCCACGCATGGAGGATGACCTGCCCCCTGGACCCCCACCTTTGGTGGAAGCACCTCCGCTTGCTGATGACCTGCTGGACAGCCGGCCTTATGCCTGTGGACAGTGTGGCAAGACCTATCGTCACGGTGGCAGCTTAGTCAATCACAAAAAGATCCACCTGATTGGCGATTACCAGTGCAGCATCTGTTGTCGGCAGTACTGTAACTTGTCCGCCTATAGGAATCACCTTCGAAACCACCCGAGATGCAAGTTGAACGGCAGCATCCCCCAACTCCGACAATCGGTCCTTGCTGCAGAAAGGGAGCTGCCTTGTGCTTACAAGAAGCTGAAGGATGAGCCATGTTGGGCTTCCCAAAATGGAGAAGCTTCTGCGAGCAATTCTTTCCTTGTCTCTCCTATAGGAAAAATAAAAGTGGAACAAGGAGAAGAGTTGAGCTCAGGCCTGTCGGAGACCAGAGAAGCTCAGGAATGTGATGTTCCTGGAGaggggaatgagaaggaggaggccCACCAAGCAATACAGGAAATGGAGACaataaagaaagaggaagaaggagcagGAGAGGAGAAGGGCCCTCAGGCGGAAGAGGAAGACTCTCTCTCAGAACGCCCCTTCCAGTGTGATGTTTGTGAACGCAGCTACAAGCACGCCGGCAGCCTCATCAACCACAAACAGACCCATAAGACAGGCCTCTTTCACTGCAGCATTTGCCAGAAGCAGTTCTACAACCTAATGGCCCTCAAAAACCACAACCGCACCCACTTTGAAACCAAACGCTACCGATGTGCCGAGTGCCCCAAGGCATTCCGGCTCCAGAAGCAACTGGTCAGCCACCAGCGCGTGCATTGGGACAGCAGGCCAGAGCCTGCTTTCCACTCGGACCAGAGGTCCCTTCGGGCCAAGCGAGCTGGCAAGGCAGAGACGTTTCCGCTCCTTCCAGTCCCCGCTAAGCAGCTTCCAGATACCGAAGAGCGTCCGTACAGCTGCAGGCAGTGCGGGCGCTCATATCGCCACGCAGGCAGCTTGCTCAACCACCAGAAGAGCCACAAGG
Above is a window of Ahaetulla prasina isolate Xishuangbanna chromosome 4, ASM2864084v1, whole genome shotgun sequence DNA encoding:
- the ZNF646 gene encoding zinc finger protein 646 — encoded protein: MAEGDAALSSEPSVGQEERPYKCKQCPRSYRHAGSLVNHRRTHEVGLFRCLVCHKNFSNPMSLKSHLRTHTEEKRHKCPDCGRSFRVSSQLPSHHCPAQAIQEQEEEGQRDGSYSFQKGQSPSSLDVDSRSGMEGSSRSLLSNPEKYIAESVAPADFSQQEFPIKKEQENQDLLPGHREGREEPGLLAALEDDRRYKCNQCDKAYKHAGSLTNHKQSHTLGFYQCGMCYKEFSNLMALRSHTRLHSEYRPYKCRFCHKAFRLPSELLSHQKAHSQEESKSADPSVWEDLEHNVWEEDSIETSAKLDIYQPPPMGTGFGERVPCSLKDTSKAGGGERCNPDGELCVRCGGTFANEEELKEHSCLYPKEADEEEEAEGSSPSQAAPSSSEAWGARLKSEEAFPMSEERPFRCGDCGRTYRHAGSLINHRKSHQIGVYSCTVCSKQLYNLAALKNHLRVHLRSKLNSSAPEDASQHPSGILDPPKAQDCPDHCPTRPSDAWKGPAICPKEEEERTLGEEERPYRCEDCGRSYRHRGSLVNHRHTHQTGIFQCSICPKQYSNLMALRNHVRVHLRAARMLGRELRDSLTCTNCGESFEEAEFQLHQLHHLPCTEDIEAAEVPRLGVLHCQEADLLQTIKQDVEALENGATVAEDILPASEMCHVCHQCGLAFSTVASLQTHALQHISGQERLEGVAEGTDPLVPIQRAYECELCGKSYRHSGSLINHKQTHQTGDFSCSLCSKHFQNMASLKSHLRGHQRPRRALSETLKTDMKTDTEASAAMPMILSSAEELRDSCSIQEKDATANDWQLQSQASSPLPDNPEDLLYLCEQCGLGFDQAKNLIDHQQTHQAGIFQCSLCPKEYPTLLALKHHFHGHAKATTSSQDNPKDHAEEQPFLCSLCGMIFPSEESLQHHHSLLHEEAEGRSDSLDVLKRETEEQLDGGGDPEEDQLLSHICGYCGQTFDDMASLEEHSNGHLEEKVAALADTSIQLWRAPRMEDDLPPGPPPLVEAPPLADDLLDSRPYACGQCGKTYRHGGSLVNHKKIHLIGDYQCSICCRQYCNLSAYRNHLRNHPRCKLNGSIPQLRQSVLAAERELPCAYKKLKDEPCWASQNGEASASNSFLVSPIGKIKVEQGEELSSGLSETREAQECDVPGEGNEKEEAHQAIQEMETIKKEEEGAGEEKGPQAEEEDSLSERPFQCDVCERSYKHAGSLINHKQTHKTGLFHCSICQKQFYNLMALKNHNRTHFETKRYRCAECPKAFRLQKQLVSHQRVHWDSRPEPAFHSDQRSLRAKRAGKAETFPLLPVPAKQLPDTEERPYSCRQCGRSYRHAGSLLNHQKSHKVGHFTCALCTKAYPNLMSLKNHQRIHYEVKRHQCPDCGKAFKWQRQLQRHQRRPHPCSKVMPGQEPERTRVDCERDQGNNPGEALVGTLQSPPHPKRLRNHASQKNHSRVHAKKYLECSDCGKAYRASRGLMQHLRRHQAEERGDSPKGKLLDDQPYKCHSCERTYRHPGSLLNHKKAHATGLYHCPTCQRNFYNLLALKNHLHIHTDKRLHRCPHCGKAFRTAKRLAAHTKLHGRSKEEETFSCPVCSKRFFHHLTFQQHQLLHAKVDGHHALEGGITGEGN